The DNA window CGCCTTCGAGAAATTTCCCGGCGCCTCGCCGGTGCTGACCACGGCCATGAAGTCGGTCGGTGAAGTCATGGCGATCGGCCGCACCTTCGCTGAATCGCTGCAGAAGGCGCTGCGCGGCCTCGAGACCGGCCTGACCGGCCTCGACGAAATCGAGATCCCCGATTTCGAGGAAGGCGAATCCAGCCAGAACGCCATCCGCGCCGCCATCGGCACGCCGACGCCGGACCGCTTACGCATGGTCGCCCAGGCGTTGCGCCAGGGCCTCAGCATCGAAGAGGTGCATGAGGGCTGCAAGATCGATCCCTGGTTCATCGCCCAGCTCAAGAATATAGTCGACATGGAAGCCCGCATCCGCGAGCACGGCCTGCCGGAGGATGCCGCCAACCTGCGCATGCTGAAGGCGATGGGCTTCTCCGACGCCCGCCTTGCCACGCTGACCGGCAAGCGCCCGAAGGAAGTTGCCGAACTCCGCAACGGCCTGAACGTCCGCCCCGTTTTCAAACGCATCGATACCTGTGCGGCCGAATTCGCTTCGCCGACCGCTTACATGTATTCGACCTACGAGACGCCCTTTGTCGGCGCCGCCCGCTCGGAAGCTCAGGTCTCCGACCGCAAGAAGGTCGTCATCCTCGGCGGCGGCCCGAACCGCATCGGCCAGGGCATCGAATTCGACTATTGCTGCTGCCATGCCGCCTTCGCGCTGAAGGATGCAGGCTATGAAGCGATCATGATCAACTGCAATCCGGAAACCGTCTCGACCGACTACGACACGTCAGATCGCCTCTATTTCGAGCCGCTGACGGCCGAGGACGTGATCGAAATCCTGCGCGCCGAACAGGAAAAGGGTGAAGTCGTCGGCGTCATCGTCCAATTCGGCGGACAGACGCCGCTGAAGCTTGCCGAGGCGCTGGAAAAGAACGGCATCCCGATCCTCGGCACCGCCCCCGACATGATCGATCTTGCCGAAGACCGCGACCGCTTCCAAAAGCTTCTGATGAAGCTCGACCTCAATCAGCCGAACAACGGCATCGCCTATTCTGTCGAGCAGGCCCGCCTGGTCGCCGCCGAGATCGGCTTCCCGCTGGTCGTGCGCCCCTCCTACGTGCTCGGCGGCCGAGCCATGCAGATCATCCACGCCGAGAGCCAGTTGCAGACCTATCTGCTCGACACGGTGCCGGAACTGGTGCCTGAGGATATCAAGCAGCGTTACCCCAATGACAAGACTGGCCAGATCAACACCCTGCTCGGCAAGAACCCGCTGCTCTTCGACAGCTATCTCACCCACGCGATCGAAGTCGATGTCGACTGCCTCTCCGACGGCACCGACGTCTATGTCGCCGGTATCATGGAACATATCGAGGAAGCCGGCATCCACTCGGGCGACTCGGCCTGCTCGTTGCCGCCCCGTTCGCTGTCCGTGGAACTGATCGACGAGCTGGAGCGCCAGGCAAAGGCGATGGCAAAGGCGCTCAACGTCGGGGGCCTGATGAACGTCCAGTTCGCCATCAAGGACGGCACGGTCTACGTTCTCGAGGTCAACCCGCGTGCCTCGCGCACCGTGCCCTTCGTCGCCAAGACCATCGGCGCGCCGATCGCCAAGATCGCCGCCCGCGTCATGGCCGGCGAGAAACTCGATGCGACCTTCGCCGCCTATGGGCAGAAGCCCGATCCGCGCAAGCTCAAGCATATTGCCGTCAAGGAAGCCGTCTTCCCCTTCGCTCGATTCCCCGGCGTCGACACGCTGCTCGGCCCGGAAATGCGCTCGACCGGTGAAGTGATCGGTCTCGACACCGATTTTGCGTTGGCCTTCGCCAAGTCGCAGCTCGGCGCCGGCGTCGAACTGCCGCGCGATGGAACGGTCTTCGTTTCCGTGCGCGACGAGGACAAGCCGCGCGTGCTGCCGGCAATCCGCATCCTCGTCGAAGAGGGCTTCAAAGTGCTGGCGACCGGCGGCACCGCCCGCTTCCTCGGCGAAAACGGCATCACCGCCACCAAGATCAACAAGGTTCTGGAGGGCCGCCCGCACATCGAGGACGCCATCCGCAACCGCCAGGTCCAGCTCGTCATCAACACTACCGACGGCAACAAGGCGATCTCGGACTCCAAGTCGTTGCGCCGCGCGACGCTGATGCAGAAGGTGCCCTATTACACGACGATGGCCGGCGCCGAAGCCGCCGCCCAGGCGATCAAGGCGCTGAGGGCAGGCAATCTCGAAGTCCGGCCGCTGCAGAGCTACTTCGCTTGAGATGAGAGCAATTCCAGCAAAATAGTGCCGTGTTTTGTATCCCGAATTGAGTGAAAACAAAGAGATAGCGCCAACGCCCGCGGGCGGTGGCGCCAGCTCAGCCGGAATCAATTTGTTTGACTGATGCCATAAGCCGCTGAATTTTCAGCATATCCACACGAAACCGTGCCATCTCTTCCGCCTTCAGCCGCTCGTCCGGAATGCGCAGGAGATAGGATGGATGCACGGTCACGAAGAGCGTGCGCCCTCCCTCGATCGCCATCGCCTTCCCCCTGACATCCTGCAGGCGCTCCTTCACATCGGTCAGCGCCGCAAGCGCCGTCGCCCCCATCGCGACGATGAGTTTCGGCTTGACGAGCGCCAACTCCAGATCAAGCCACCGGCGGCAATGCTTCACCTCCCCCATGTTGGGCTTCTGGTGGATGCGGCGCTTGCCGCGTGGCTCGTATTTGAAATGCTTTACCGCATTGGTGACGTAGAGCGTCGACCGGTCGATGCCAGCCTCCGATATCACCTGATCAAGAAGCCTGCCGGCTGGACCAACGAAGGGACGCCCTGCAATATCCTCCTGATCGCCCGGCTGTTCGCCGACGAACATGACCTGCGCATCCTGCGGCCCTTCGCCAAATACCGTCTGCGTCGCATTGGCGTGAAGCGGGCAGCGCGTGCAGACGGCGGCTTCCGCGCGCAGTGCTTCCCATGTGCCCGCCGGAGCATCAGGTTCTGCGGGGAGATTGCGTGCGGCCTCCTGTAAGCGGTCGTGAAAAGGCAGCGATTGCGTCGTCTCCCGCGCTACCATCTCCCGCACCTTGCTTTCGGCCGAGGCAATCAAGTCAGGAATGAGATCGGCTTCCGGCAGGTTCTTCCAGTACTTCTTCGGCATCTCCGCCTGCATTGCCTTCACCTTCAAACGCGCCGGATTGAAGATGCTGGAATAGTAGGTGCGCCAGAGTTCGTCGGTGGCGTCGCTGAGATCAGGCTTTTCGCACGGCTCGTCGGCAATCGTCAGCCGATCCCCGTCCCAGGCGGCCGATCCCTTGGGCGTAACAATCAGCCAGTCCATATCGGTGAAACGCCGCTGGAAGAAGGGAGCGGTGCGCCTGACGATATGATGGTCCGGCTCAAACCAGGCGAGGAATTTTCGGCGACCCGCCGATACCGCCCCGACTTCCTTGAAGCGGACGAAAGCCGTCATCTTGTGCGCGTCGCGGCGAACGTTCTTCGCCATCAGACGGGCACGCGCGACATCCTCGTCAGACGCAACCTCAAGCAGTCGCCGGTCCAGCTGCAGCCGCCAAAGCAGACGGTAAAGCAGGGAAAACCGCGCCGTATCGCAATGGCAAAGAACCGTCTCCGCAAGCTCGATGAAGGCGGGCGGCACCGTCATCGGCTTGCGTGATGCCGCCGGCGCCGGCGGCATGGCGTCACGTCGAAACGACAGATCGGCCTCGGCGCTTTTTTCGCGCCAGTCGATCTCCTCGGGCAAAATGCCGGCGGCCGCCAAGGCGCGTGCGGCATCACGCCATTCGGCAAGCTCTCCGCGTCCCGAAAGCACGACCCGGCGCATCACAGCAACGACAGTTGCTCAGGCTGCGGCCCGAACATGGCGCGCAGATCCGGCCGGTCGATCAGCCGTCGCGGCGACCAGCCTTCCGCCGAGATGAAGGACCGGACCTTTTTGATTGAGACGCCGAGCCGGGAGAGATCATCGAGCCGTAGGCGCCGAAATCGGCGCGCCGAGACGATCGCCTTGACTGTTTTGGTGCCGAGACCGGGGACACGCAGCAACCGCTCGCGCTCGGCCTTGTTAATGTCGACCGGAAATTCCCCGCGATTCGCAAGCGCCCAGGCAAGCTTCGGATCGAGATTGAGATCGAGCATGCCGCCCGCCTGGTTTGCGGTGATCTCCTCGATGCCGAAACCGTAGAACCGATAGAGCCAGTCGGCCTGGTAGAGCCGATGTTCGCGCATCAGCGGCGGCTTGATCAGCGGCAGGTTTTTAGAGGCGTCGGGGATGGGGCTGAAGGCGGAATAATAGACACGCTTCAGTCCATAGCTGCTGTATAGCCGGCTGCTGCTGGCAAGGATGGTCGCGTCATTGGCTCCATCCGCCCCGACGATCATCTGTGTGCTCTGGCCAGCCGGGACGAAACGCTGGCGTTTCCTGGTCTTGAGCGTCGGCTCATCAGCCGCCTCGATCTTCAATCTGAGATCCGCCATAGATCGCCTGATATTGGCGGGCTTCTTTTCCGGCGCGAAGCGGGAAATCCCGCTGTCGGTCGGCAGCTCGATGTTGAGCGACAGCCTGTCGGCATGAAGCCCCGCCTCCTCCATCAGATGCGGCGATGCCTCAGGGATCGCTTTGAGATGGATATAGCCGCGGAAATTATGCGTCAGGCGCAGCTCGCGGACGATGCGGACCATCTCCTCCATCGTATAATCGGACGAGCGGATGATGCCGGAGGAAAGGAACAGGCCTTCGATATAATTGCGGCGGTAGAATTCCAGCGTGAGCCAGACGACCTCCTCGGCGGTAAAGCGTGCCCGCTCGACATTGCTGGAGGAGCGATTGACGCAATAGGCGCAGTCGTAAATGCAGAAATTGGTCAGCAATATCTTCAGAAGCGAAATGCACCGCCCGTCCGGTGCATAGGCGTGACAGATGCCGGATCCCTCCGTCGAGCCGAGCCCGCCGCTCACGCTTGAATCTCGCTTAACCGTGCCGCTGGAAGCGCAGGACGCGTCATATTTTGCGGCGTCGGAAAGGATGGCGAGGCGTTCGGCAAGCGACTTCTTCATTCTTTTGTTCACTATACGTTCTAATGTACATAGTCAACCTAGACGATCCGGCCGTTGCCCATTTTGGGGCGTATCGCTTGATGTCGCAGTGGGTTGCGTTTCGCTTATGCGAATTTTCTGGAAATCGGCCTTGCCGATCTGCTATAAGCATTCGACTAAGTTTGTGGCACGGTTCCGAAGCTCCCCTTCGGGACCTGTTTTCTTTTGTGTGTGCTCGAGCGTGCAGACGCAGGGAGTGAAGGACAGAAAAATGGTTGATAAGGTACCGATGACACAGGGTGGTTTCGTCAAGCTGCAGGAAGAACTGCGCTGGCGTCAGCAGGAAGAGCGTCCCCGAATCATCGAGGCGATCGCCGAAGCCCGTGCCCACGGCGACCTTTCCGAAAACGCCGAATACCATGCCGCCAAGGAAGCTCAGAGCCACAATGAGGGCCGCATCACCGAGCTCGAAGATCTGACGGCGCGCGCCGAGGTCATCGATCTCACCAAGATGTCCGGCGACAAGATCAAGTTCGGCGCCAAGGTGAAGCTCGTCGACGAGGACACCGAGGAAGAAAAGACCTACCAGATCGTCGGCGACCAGGAAGCCGACGTCAAGGCCGGCCGTATCTCCATCTCCTCTCCGATCGCGCGCGCGCTGATCGGCAAGGAAGTCGGCGATTCCATCGAGGTCAACGCGCCGGGTGGTTCCAAGGCCTACGAAATCCTCCAGGTTTCCTGGGGCTGATCGCCGCCACACACGAGACTCATTCCTTGCCGGACATTCGTGACGTCGAGATCATCGCGCCCAACTTCAAGCGCCGGCTCTCCGGCGTCACCTCGACCATCGTTCAGCTCATCCCATGCCAGATCCGGCTTGGCATCAGGATCGCAACGCTCGGTGCCGGCCTGCCGGAGGGCCTGGAAAAGCTGAAATGGCCGCAGCTCCTTGGCCTGTGGCGCCCGCCGGCGCGCCGGCGCCACCGCATCTGGCACGCCCGCCGCAACAATGAGATGGCCGTCGGCATCCTGCTCCGTCATGTCGTGCGCATGCCGCTGAAGCTGCTCTTCACTTCGGCTGCGCAACGCCGTCACACCGCCTATACGAAATGGCTGATCCGCCGAATGGATGCGGTGATCGCAACCAGCGACCGTTCCGGCTCCTTCCTCGAAGTGCCTCACACCGTCATCCAGCACGGCGTCGACCTTTCCCTGTTCCACCCGCCGGAAACGGCCGAGGACGCTATTGCCGCCACCGGCCTGCCCGGCCGTTACCTCGTCGGCTGTTTCGGACGCGTACGTCACCAGAAGGGCACCGATCTCTTCGTGCAGGCGATGATCGAACTGCTGCCGCAACACCCGGAATGGACAGCCGTCGTCTCCGGCCGGGTGACGGCGGAGCACGCCGCCTTCGGGGAGAAGCTCAAGGCCGATGTCGCCGCCGCAGGCCTTAGCGACCGTATTCTTTTCCTCGGCGAAGTACCCGATATCAAAATCTGGTATCGCCGCCTGACGCTTTACGTCGCCCCTTCCCGCAATGAGGGCTTCGGCCTGACGCCGCTCGAAGCCATGGCTTCACGCACGGCGGTGGTGGCGTCTGATGCCGGCGCCTATGCCGAACTCGTCGCCGAAGGCGAAACGGGCTCTGTGGTGGCCGCCGGCGATCGCGAGGCGCTGACACGGGCGATCGCCCGCTATCTCGCAGACCCGGCATTGGCAATTGCGCATGGCGACAATGGGCTGCGTCATGTCAGGGAAAATTTTGCGCTGGAGAAGGAAGCAAGCGCGATCGGGGCGGTCTACGATCGCCTTCTTGGCGACAATCGCGGCTAAGCGAAAAGAACGGCCCGCTGATAGCGGGCCGCTGCCAACACCGAACAAGTCGGCCTTTTATTCGGCCGGCTGAAGCGCGACAGCCGGAGCGCCCTCTTCTGCCTGACCGCCGAGAGCCACGGCGAGCTGCGCCGTATCCAGCTCCTTTTCCCAGCGTGCCACGACGATCGTCGCGACCGCATTGCCGACAAGGTTCGTGAGTGCCCGGCATTCCGACATGAAACGGTCGATGCCGAGGATCAGCGCCATGCCGGCGACGGGAACGGAGGGTACGACGGAGAGCGTCGCGGCAAGGGTGATGAAGCCGGCGCCGGTGATGCCGGCTGCACCTTTCGAGCTCAGCATCGCCACGAGCAGCAGCAGGATCTGGTCGCCCCAGGAGAGCTGGATGCCCGTTGCCTGGGCAATGAACAGTGCGGCCAGCGTCATATAGATGTTGGTGCCGTCGAGGTTGAAGGAATAGCCTGTTGGGATGACGAGGCCGACGACCGAGCGCTTGCAGCCGGCCTTTTCCATCTTGTTCATCAGGCCCGGAAGGGCTGCCTCGGAAGATGAGGTGCCGAGAACCAGCAGCAGCTCTTCCTTGATGTAGCGCAGCAGCGCCAGGATCGAGAAGCCGTTGTAGCGGGCGACGGCGCCGAGAACGAAGAGAACGAAGAGCAGCGATGTGATGTAGAAGGTGCCGATCAGCATGGCGAGATTGGCGATCGATCCGATGCCGTACTTGCCGATGGTGAAGGCCATGGCGCCGAAGGCGCCGATCGGGGCGGCCTTCATCAGGATGGCGACCAGCTTGAAGATCGGAGCCGTCAGCGCATTGAGGATATTGATGACCGGCTCGCCCTTTTCGCCGACCATGGCGAGCGCAATGCCGAAGAGCACCGAGAAGAACAGCACCTGCAGAATATCGCCATCGGCAAAGGCGCCGACGATGGTCGACGGAATAATGTTGGTGAGGAAGCCGACAATGCTCTGCTCATGCGCCTTCTCGGCAAAGGTGGCGACGGCCTTCGGGTCAAGCGAAGCCGGATCGATGTTCATGCCGGCGCCGGGCTGAACGACGTTGGCGACGACCATTCCGATCACAAGGGCCAAGGTCGAGACGGTCAGGAAGTACAACATCGCCTTGCCGGCGACGCGCCCGACCTTCTTCAGGTCGCTCATCCCGGCAATGCCGGTTGCCACCGTCAGGAAGATGACTGGGGCGATGACCATCTTCACAAGCTTGATGAATGCATCGCCGAGCGGCTTCAGCTGCGTACCGAGCTCGGGGTAATAATGGCCGAGAAGGATGCCCGCCGCGATGGCGGCGAGAACCTGAACGTAAAGATGGGTATAAAAGGGCTTCTTGCCCTTGCTGTCTGCAACTGCATCGAATGGTGCTGCGATCATGATGTCCTCCTAAAGGCTCCTACGGAACGAACTCCAGCCTCCCGAGCCGTTCGCTTCACTCCAACAGCTCAGCCGTTGTTGCCATCTCTTTCGCAAGCGTCGTGCCAGTTTCGTATCTCCGCTCCAACGCATTGTATTTCTTGTTAAAAATCTTTTTCTGATCGCTAGATCGTTCAAGAAATGCGAAAAACCACACAAATCCGTTTGCGTTTCGTGCGGAAAAATGCACAAATCCACCATGTCCTTATCAGCCGCGCAAAGGCTTTGGCCCACCTTGCCCTTGCAGCACCGCATCCGCCGGATGTGGTGGGCCTACGCGGTGCTCGCCCTCTCAGCCGTCATCTCAAGCCTGTGGGTGAGCGGCGAGATCGGCCGGCGCCGGGCGGAGGCGGCCCTGGAGGAACAAGCCCGAACCGATGCGGGGATGAATGTGGCGCTGCTGCGCACGGTGCTCGAAAAATACCGGGCGCTGCCCTTCGTGCTGTCGCAGGATGCCGCGCTTGCCGCCGCCCTGGCGGGGCGCGACGCCGGCATGTTCGATGAACTCAGCCGGAAGCTGGAGACGCTGGCCGCCGGCACGAAGGCTGCCGTCATATACGTCATAGACAAGAATGGTATCGCGGTTTCGGCAAGCAACTGGCGCGAACCGACGAGCTTCGTCGGCAACGACTATCGATTCCGCGAATACTTCCAGAGCGCGGTCACTGAAGGACAGGCCGAACATTTCGCGCTGGGCACGGTCAGCAAGAAGCCCGGCCTTTATATTTCCGAGCGGATATCTGGCAGCGGCGGTTTTCTGGGGGTCGTCGTCGTCAAGGTGGAATTCGACGATGTCGAGGCGGATTGGAATGCCTCGGGCGCACCGTCCTACGTCATCGACGATCGCGGCATCGTCCTCATCACCAGCGTTCCCTCATGGCGGTTCATGACGATCGGCCGCATCGCCGTGGATCGGCTGACGGCGATCCGCGACAGCCTTCAGTTCGGCGATGCGCCACTTCAGCCGTTGCCGCTCGAGGTCGTCCGGCAGCTGGGCGCCCGGCTGGACGTCGTCGAGATCGTCATGCCCGGCGGCGCTGGAAAAACCAGCTTCCTCAATGTTGCAATGCCGGTTCCTGCGACCGGATGGCATCTGCAGCATCTTGTGGCGCTGGGGCCCTCCGTCGACGCGGCGGTCCGCGAAACGCGCATGCTGGCGCTACTCTTGCTTTTGCCGCTTTTGGCAACCGCAGCCTTCCTCTTGCGCCGCCGCCAGACGATCACCCTCAGGATTTTCAGGGAACAGCGGGCGCGCGAAGAACTGGAACGGCGCGTCGCCGAGCGGACGGTCGATCTCAGCCAGGCGCGGGATCGCCTGCAGGCTGAGATCGCCGGTCACCGCAGCACGGAGCAGAAGCTCCAGACAGTGCAGCAGGATCTGGTTCAGGCCAACCGGCTGGCGATCCTCGGTCAGGTGGCCGCCGGTGTCGCCCATGAAATCAACCAACCGGTAGCGACCATACGGGCCTATGCGGACAATGCCCGCACCTTCCTCGAGCGCGGCCAGACCGCGCCTGCCGGCGAAAATCTTCAGAACATCGCGGCACTGACGGAGCGCATAGGCACGATCACCGAGGAGCTGAAGACTTTCGCCCGCAAGGGCCGCGGCAGTGCCGAACCGACGGGTCTGAGGGACGTCGTCGAGGGCGCGGTGATGTTGTTGCGCAGCCGCTTCGCCGGCCGCATGGATACGCTTGACATTGAGCTGCCGCCGGCCGAGCTGCAGGTCATGGGAAACCGTATCCGCCTCGAGCAGGTGCTGATCAACCTGCTTCAGAACGCCCTGGAGGCGGTGGCGCCGAAGGCCGAAGCGGGGCGCGTCGAGGTGAGGACGTCAGCCGATGCGGAGACGGTGACGCTGACTGTCGTCGACAATGGCCCCGGCATTTCGCCTGAAATCCGCAAGGGACTGTTCACGCCGTTCAACACATCGAAGGAAAAGGGTCTCGGCCTCGGGCTCGTCATCTCCAAGGACATTGTCGGCGATTATGGTGGCCGAATGGAGGTGGAGAGCAATGGCGAAGGAAGTCGGTTCATCGTTCATCTGAGAAAGGCCTGATGCCATGGACACACCAAGCCCCGTTGCGCTGATCGACGACGACAGGGATCTGCGCCGCGCCACGGCCCAGACGCTGGAGCTCGCCGGCTTCTCCGTTTCCGCCTATGACGGCGCCAAGGCAGCGCTGGCGGACTTGCCGGCCGACTTCGCCGGCCCTGTCGTCACCGATATCCGCATGCCCGAGATCGACGGGCTGCAGCTCTTCGCCACGCTGCAAGGCATGGATGCCGACCTGCCGGTGATATTGATGACCGGCCACGGCGATATCCCGACGGCGGTCCAGGCCATTCAGGATGGCGTCTATGATTTCATCGCCAAACCTTTCCCCGCCGACAGGCTCGTCCAGAGCGTGCGCCGCGCCAGCGAAAAACGTCGGCTCGTTCTGGAAAACCGAATGCTGCGCAGGGCGGCCGAAGATGCGCAAGAGACTTTGCCGCTGATCGGCCAGACGCCCGTCATGGAGAATCTCAGAAAGATTCTCCGCCACATCGCCGATACCGACGTCGACGTGCTCGTTGCCGGCGAGACAGGTAGCGGCAAGGAAGTGGTCGCGCAGATCCTGCATCAGTGGAGCCACCGCCGGAAAGGCAATTTCGTGGCGCTGAACTGTGGGGCGCTACCCGAAACCGTCATCGAAAGCGAGCTGTTCGGCCACGAGGCCGGCGCCTTTACCGGCGCCCAGAAGCGCCGCACCGGCCGCATCGAGCATGCAAGCGGCGGTACGCTTTTCCTCGACGAGATCGAGAGCATGCCTCTCGCCACGCAGGTCAAGATACTGAGAGTGCTGGAGATGCGCGAAATCACCCCGCTCGGCACCAACGAGGTGCGCGCGGTCGACCTGCGCGTCGTCGCGGCAGCCAAGATCGACCTTGGCGATCCCGAGGTGCGCGGAGATTTTCGCGAGGATCTCTATTACAGGCTGAATGTCGTGACGATTTCCATCCCGCCGCTGAGGGAGCGTCGCGACGATATCCCGCTGCTGTTTTCCCATTTCGCCGCCCGCGCCGCGGAGCGCTTCCACCGCGATGTGCCCCAGCTTTCAGAGAAAGTTCGCCGCCACCTCGCCACCCATGCATGGCCGGGCAATGTCCGCGAGCTCTCCCACTATGCCGAACGCGTGGTGCTCGGAGTGGAAGGCGGCGGAGCCGCACCCGTCCCCGCGCAGCCGACGGGCGGAACGCTGCCCGAACGGCTGGAACGTTACGAGGCGGAGATCATCCGCGACGCGCTCACCGCCAATGAGGGCGACGTGCGCCGCACCATCGAAGCGCTCGGCATTCCGAGAAAGACATTCTACGACAAGCTGCAGCGCCACGGCATCAATCGAGGCGGCTACGCTTCGCGCAAATAAGGCATGTCGCGCAAAAGTGTGCAGCGGTTTTGCGGCAACGACATGCGTAAAAACAAAACCTGAAGGCGCAACGAGCGAACCTGAAAGATCGCAACGCGCTTTAGGCTGTTTCAGACCTCGACCAGTCCCAGCTTCTTCACCTGCCGGATCGTCAGCATGGTGCGCACGGTGTCGACATGTTCGTTCGCCGTCAGAATTTCGATGACGAAATCCTGGAAGTGGGTGAGGTTCTCCGCCACGCAATGCAGCAGGAAATCGCTGTCGCCCGAGACCATCCAGGCCTGGCGCACCAGCGGCCATCCGGTGGTGGCGGCGGCAAACGCCTTGAGGTTGGCTTCCGACTGATGCTTGAGGCCGACCATGCAGAAAGCGACGAGATCGAAGCCGAGCTTCGGGCTGTTCAGCATGGCGTGATAGCCTTCGATAATGCCGGCTTCCTCGAGCTTGCGCACCCGGCGCAAGCAGGGCGGCGCCGAGATGCCGACGCGGTCGGCGAGCTCGACATTGGTCATGCGGCCGTCGGCCTGCAGCTCCCGGAGTATCTTTATGTCGATGACGTCGAGTTCGGTGCGACCCACATCGTGGCCTTTCTTTAATTCTTCGCGGCGAGCTTCTATATAAAGCGGCGGAATACGCAAGAAAGTTTCAAGCCGATGACGGATTCTTGCACATCAAGGCGATTTGCCTTGTTGGTAATGCAAGGCTGCCCTTGAATAATAGCATTGGACGTTCATAAATGGCGCATGGACCGCGAAACGGCCGCAATCGCCTTTTAGCCGCCGCCTCCTGACAGTCGAAAGGAAATGACATGCCCGCCCGCCACACCAAGGTGCTCATCATCGGTTCCGGACCCGCCGGCTATACTGCCGCGGTCTACGCCGCGCGCGCCATGCTCAAGCCGGTTCTGATCGCCGGCCTCGAACAGGGCGGACAGCTGATGATCACCACCGATGTCGAGAACTATCCGGGCTTTGCCGATCCAATTCAGGGTCCCTGGCTGATGGACCAGATGCTGCAGCAGGCAAAACATGTCGGCACCGAGATCGTCAACGACCTCGTGACCGAGGTGGACTTGAACCAGCGCCCCTTCATCGCCCGCACCGATAGCGGCCAGGTATGGACGGCTGATACGCTGATCATCGCTACCGGCGCCAAGGCCAAGTGGCTCGGAATCGAAAGCGAGCAGCACTTCCAGGGCTTCGGCGTTTCGGCCTGCGCCACCTGCGACGGTTTCTTCTATCGCAACAAGGATGTGATCGTGGTCGGCGGCGGCAACAG is part of the Rhizobium bangladeshense genome and encodes:
- a CDS encoding glycosyltransferase family 4 protein translates to MPDIRDVEIIAPNFKRRLSGVTSTIVQLIPCQIRLGIRIATLGAGLPEGLEKLKWPQLLGLWRPPARRRHRIWHARRNNEMAVGILLRHVVRMPLKLLFTSAAQRRHTAYTKWLIRRMDAVIATSDRSGSFLEVPHTVIQHGVDLSLFHPPETAEDAIAATGLPGRYLVGCFGRVRHQKGTDLFVQAMIELLPQHPEWTAVVSGRVTAEHAAFGEKLKADVAAAGLSDRILFLGEVPDIKIWYRRLTLYVAPSRNEGFGLTPLEAMASRTAVVASDAGAYAELVAEGETGSVVAAGDREALTRAIARYLADPALAIAHGDNGLRHVRENFALEKEASAIGAVYDRLLGDNRG
- a CDS encoding dicarboxylate/amino acid:cation symporter translates to MIAAPFDAVADSKGKKPFYTHLYVQVLAAIAAGILLGHYYPELGTQLKPLGDAFIKLVKMVIAPVIFLTVATGIAGMSDLKKVGRVAGKAMLYFLTVSTLALVIGMVVANVVQPGAGMNIDPASLDPKAVATFAEKAHEQSIVGFLTNIIPSTIVGAFADGDILQVLFFSVLFGIALAMVGEKGEPVINILNALTAPIFKLVAILMKAAPIGAFGAMAFTIGKYGIGSIANLAMLIGTFYITSLLFVLFVLGAVARYNGFSILALLRYIKEELLLVLGTSSSEAALPGLMNKMEKAGCKRSVVGLVIPTGYSFNLDGTNIYMTLAALFIAQATGIQLSWGDQILLLLVAMLSSKGAAGITGAGFITLAATLSVVPSVPVAGMALILGIDRFMSECRALTNLVGNAVATIVVARWEKELDTAQLAVALGGQAEEGAPAVALQPAE
- a CDS encoding sensor histidine kinase, whose protein sequence is MHKSTMSLSAAQRLWPTLPLQHRIRRMWWAYAVLALSAVISSLWVSGEIGRRRAEAALEEQARTDAGMNVALLRTVLEKYRALPFVLSQDAALAAALAGRDAGMFDELSRKLETLAAGTKAAVIYVIDKNGIAVSASNWREPTSFVGNDYRFREYFQSAVTEGQAEHFALGTVSKKPGLYISERISGSGGFLGVVVVKVEFDDVEADWNASGAPSYVIDDRGIVLITSVPSWRFMTIGRIAVDRLTAIRDSLQFGDAPLQPLPLEVVRQLGARLDVVEIVMPGGAGKTSFLNVAMPVPATGWHLQHLVALGPSVDAAVRETRMLALLLLLPLLATAAFLLRRRQTITLRIFREQRAREELERRVAERTVDLSQARDRLQAEIAGHRSTEQKLQTVQQDLVQANRLAILGQVAAGVAHEINQPVATIRAYADNARTFLERGQTAPAGENLQNIAALTERIGTITEELKTFARKGRGSAEPTGLRDVVEGAVMLLRSRFAGRMDTLDIELPPAELQVMGNRIRLEQVLINLLQNALEAVAPKAEAGRVEVRTSADAETVTLTVVDNGPGISPEIRKGLFTPFNTSKEKGLGLGLVISKDIVGDYGGRMEVESNGEGSRFIVHLRKA
- a CDS encoding sigma-54-dependent transcriptional regulator, whose translation is MDTPSPVALIDDDRDLRRATAQTLELAGFSVSAYDGAKAALADLPADFAGPVVTDIRMPEIDGLQLFATLQGMDADLPVILMTGHGDIPTAVQAIQDGVYDFIAKPFPADRLVQSVRRASEKRRLVLENRMLRRAAEDAQETLPLIGQTPVMENLRKILRHIADTDVDVLVAGETGSGKEVVAQILHQWSHRRKGNFVALNCGALPETVIESELFGHEAGAFTGAQKRRTGRIEHASGGTLFLDEIESMPLATQVKILRVLEMREITPLGTNEVRAVDLRVVAAAKIDLGDPEVRGDFREDLYYRLNVVTISIPPLRERRDDIPLLFSHFAARAAERFHRDVPQLSEKVRRHLATHAWPGNVRELSHYAERVVLGVEGGGAAPVPAQPTGGTLPERLERYEAEIIRDALTANEGDVRRTIEALGIPRKTFYDKLQRHGINRGGYASRK
- a CDS encoding Lrp/AsnC family transcriptional regulator → MGRTELDVIDIKILRELQADGRMTNVELADRVGISAPPCLRRVRKLEEAGIIEGYHAMLNSPKLGFDLVAFCMVGLKHQSEANLKAFAAATTGWPLVRQAWMVSGDSDFLLHCVAENLTHFQDFVIEILTANEHVDTVRTMLTIRQVKKLGLVEV